A stretch of the Bacillus licheniformis DSM 13 = ATCC 14580 genome encodes the following:
- the ftsE gene encoding cell division ATP-binding protein FtsE: MIEIKDVYKTYSNGVSALNGISISIYPGEFVYVVGPSGAGKSTFIKMIYREEKPSKGKIVINNKNLAQLKEKEIPFIRRKIGVVFQDFKLLPKLTVFENVAFALEVIGERPEVIRKKVLEVLDLVQLKHKARQFPDQLSGGEQQRVSIARSIVNDPDVVIADEPTGNLDPETSWEIMKTLEEINNRGTTVVMATHNKEIVNTMKKRVIAIEDGVIVRDEARGEYGSYD; this comes from the coding sequence ATGATCGAAATAAAAGATGTATATAAGACTTATTCCAACGGGGTCTCGGCGCTGAACGGAATAAGCATCTCTATATATCCCGGGGAATTTGTTTATGTTGTAGGACCGAGCGGAGCAGGAAAATCAACCTTCATTAAAATGATTTACCGCGAAGAAAAGCCTTCCAAAGGGAAGATTGTCATAAACAATAAAAATTTGGCGCAGCTCAAAGAAAAAGAGATTCCTTTTATCAGAAGGAAAATCGGCGTTGTATTCCAAGACTTTAAACTGCTGCCGAAGCTGACGGTGTTTGAAAATGTTGCATTTGCTTTAGAGGTCATCGGGGAGCGCCCAGAGGTGATCAGAAAAAAAGTGCTTGAAGTGCTTGATCTTGTCCAGCTGAAGCACAAAGCAAGGCAATTTCCTGATCAGCTGTCCGGAGGAGAACAGCAACGGGTTTCAATTGCGCGGTCAATCGTCAACGACCCTGATGTCGTGATCGCTGACGAGCCGACGGGAAACCTTGACCCTGAGACGTCTTGGGAAATCATGAAGACGCTCGAAGAGATCAACAACCGCGGAACAACAGTCGTTATGGCGACTCATAACAAAGAAATCGTAAACACCATGAAGAAACGGGTCATCGCAATCGAAGACGGGGTCATTGTGCGTGATGAAGCTAGAGGGGAGTATGGTTCTTATGATTAG
- the cccB gene encoding cytochrome c551, with product MKMKLFTLFMAVSFVLAACGGNNNESKEKNTGGQATATDGEEIYQQNCTGCHGKDLAGGSAPSLKEVGGKYKESEIKDIVVNGRGGMPGNLVDEKEAEAVAKWLSEKK from the coding sequence ATGAAAATGAAGCTGTTTACTCTGTTTATGGCTGTTTCTTTTGTGCTGGCTGCCTGCGGCGGCAATAACAACGAAAGCAAAGAGAAAAATACAGGCGGGCAAGCAACTGCAACCGACGGGGAAGAGATTTACCAGCAAAACTGCACAGGCTGCCATGGTAAGGATTTGGCCGGCGGTTCCGCTCCGAGTTTGAAGGAAGTTGGCGGCAAGTATAAGGAAAGCGAAATTAAGGACATTGTAGTCAACGGCCGCGGCGGAATGCCTGGCAATCTTGTAGACGAAAAAGAAGCTGAAGCGGTCGCGAAGTGGCTTTCAGAGAAAAAGTAA
- the ftsX gene encoding permease-like cell division protein FtsX: MIRTLGRHLRESLKSLGRNAWMTFASISAVTVTLILVGVFMVIMLNVYNMTLKAEQEVEVKVLVDLTANQDQKNTLEKEIKKIPEISSVKYSSKDEELKNLKDSFGEDGKFFAMFEQENPLNDAFVVKTKDPQDTPKAAKKLEKLTNVYKVTYGQEQVDRLFKISNVAKVIGIALVIGLLFTAMFLISNTIKITIFARRKEIEIMKLVGATNWFIRWPFFIEGLLLGVCGSIIPIAILLGTYHHAVQWIAPKVQGTFIQLLPYNPFVFQISAILVLIGAVIGVWGSLMSIRKFLKV; the protein is encoded by the coding sequence ATGATTAGAACTCTCGGACGGCATTTGCGCGAGAGCTTAAAATCTCTCGGGAGAAACGCGTGGATGACTTTCGCATCCATCAGTGCTGTAACAGTTACACTTATCTTGGTCGGCGTGTTCATGGTCATCATGCTGAACGTATACAATATGACATTAAAAGCCGAACAAGAAGTCGAAGTCAAAGTGCTGGTTGACTTAACGGCCAACCAGGATCAAAAAAATACATTGGAAAAAGAAATAAAGAAAATACCGGAAATCAGCAGTGTCAAATACTCATCTAAAGATGAAGAACTCAAAAACCTGAAAGACAGCTTTGGGGAAGACGGGAAATTCTTTGCGATGTTCGAGCAGGAAAACCCGCTGAACGATGCATTTGTCGTAAAAACAAAAGACCCTCAAGACACACCGAAAGCTGCCAAGAAGCTTGAGAAGCTGACCAATGTCTATAAGGTGACATACGGACAGGAGCAGGTAGACCGCTTGTTTAAAATCAGCAATGTCGCCAAAGTCATCGGGATTGCATTGGTCATCGGCCTGCTGTTTACGGCGATGTTTTTAATTTCTAATACGATCAAAATTACGATTTTTGCGAGACGCAAAGAAATCGAGATTATGAAACTTGTAGGTGCGACAAACTGGTTCATTCGCTGGCCATTTTTCATTGAAGGTTTGCTCTTGGGTGTATGCGGTTCTATCATTCCGATCGCTATTTTGCTCGGAACGTATCATCATGCCGTTCAGTGGATCGCTCCGAAAGTTCAAGGCACTTTCATACAGCTCTTGCCGTACAATCCGTTCGTCTTCCAGATTTCAGCGATCCTGGTGCTGATCGGAGCCGTTATCGGTGTATGGGGAAGCTTGATGTCGATTCGCAAATTCTTAAAAGTTTAA
- a CDS encoding tartrate dehydrogenase encodes MKVFNIASIPGDGVGKEVVPAAQRVLKAVSDVHGGLSFRFTEFPYSCEYYLEHGEMMPDDGLEQLKEFDSIFLGAVGNSKLVPDHISLWGLLIKIRREFEQVINIRPAKYLQGIKSPLANPKDFDLLVVRENSEGEYSSIGGRIFRDEDEIAIQNAVFSRKGAERAMRFAFELAAKRKKHVTSATKSNGIVYSMPFWDEVFENTAKDYPDITADSQHIDALSAFFVTRPEKLDVIVASNLFGDILTDIGAAIMGSIGVAPAANINVNGKYPSMFEPVHGSAPDIIGKGIANPIGQIWTAKMMLDHFGEEELGARLLDVIEDVLKSGYLTPDIGGSSTTDDVTEEIIKRVRTI; translated from the coding sequence ATGAAAGTATTCAACATTGCCAGCATACCCGGTGACGGGGTAGGGAAAGAAGTCGTACCTGCTGCACAACGAGTTTTGAAAGCGGTTTCGGATGTTCACGGGGGACTCTCATTTCGGTTTACGGAGTTTCCATACAGCTGTGAGTATTATTTGGAACACGGGGAAATGATGCCTGATGACGGCTTGGAGCAGCTGAAAGAGTTCGACAGCATCTTTCTTGGGGCTGTAGGAAACAGCAAGCTTGTCCCCGACCATATTTCCCTGTGGGGGCTGCTCATTAAAATCCGCCGCGAATTTGAACAGGTCATCAACATTAGACCTGCGAAATATTTGCAAGGAATCAAGTCTCCGCTGGCCAACCCAAAAGATTTCGATCTGCTTGTCGTCAGGGAAAACAGTGAAGGGGAATACAGCTCGATCGGAGGCAGAATCTTCAGGGATGAAGATGAAATCGCCATTCAAAATGCCGTTTTTTCAAGAAAAGGGGCGGAGAGGGCGATGCGCTTTGCTTTTGAGTTGGCGGCTAAGCGGAAAAAGCATGTCACAAGCGCAACAAAGTCGAACGGAATCGTTTATTCAATGCCTTTTTGGGATGAAGTCTTTGAGAACACGGCAAAAGACTACCCCGATATTACCGCAGATTCGCAGCACATTGACGCGCTGTCGGCCTTTTTTGTAACGAGGCCAGAGAAGCTTGACGTCATTGTTGCCAGCAATTTATTCGGCGATATTTTGACCGATATCGGGGCGGCGATTATGGGAAGCATAGGTGTGGCGCCGGCCGCCAACATTAATGTAAACGGCAAATATCCATCTATGTTTGAGCCTGTGCACGGCTCTGCTCCGGACATCATCGGAAAAGGAATCGCCAATCCGATCGGCCAAATTTGGACGGCAAAAATGATGCTCGATCATTTCGGGGAAGAAGAACTCGGTGCAAGATTGCTTGACGTGATTGAAGACGTTCTAAAGAGCGGCTACTTAACGCCTGATATCGGCGGTTCAAGTACGACGGATGATGTGACAGAAGAAATCATCAAGCGCGTGAGGACCATATAA
- the prfB gene encoding peptide chain release factor 2 (programmed frameshift): MELAEIRQELENMATRLADFRGSLDLETKEARISELDEQMADPDFWGDQQKAQTIINEANALKDYVNTYKSLSESHEELQMTHDLLKEDPDQDLQNELVNELKSLTKQFNEFELQLLLSEPYDKNNAILELHPGAGGTESQDWGSMLLRMYTRWAERRGFKVETLDYLPGDEAGIKSVTLLIKGHNAYGYLKAEKGVHRLVRISPFDSSGRRHTSFVSCDVMPEFNEEIDIEIRTEDIKVDTYRASGAGGQHVNTTDSAVRITHLPTGVIVTCQTERSQIKNRERAMKMLKSKLYQRRIEEQQAQLDEIRGEQKEIGWGSQIRSYVFHPYSLVKDHRTNTEMGNVQAVMDGDIDSFIDAYLRSKLS; this comes from the exons ATGGAATTGGCAGAAATCAGACAGGAACTTGAAAATATGGCTACTCGGTTAGCGGACTTCAGGGGGTCTCTT GACCTCGAAACAAAGGAAGCAAGAATCAGCGAATTAGACGAGCAGATGGCTGACCCCGACTTTTGGGGAGATCAGCAGAAAGCGCAGACGATCATTAATGAAGCGAATGCGTTAAAAGACTATGTCAACACGTACAAAAGTTTAAGCGAGTCTCATGAAGAACTGCAAATGACACATGATCTTTTAAAAGAAGATCCTGACCAGGACCTGCAAAATGAACTGGTCAACGAGCTGAAAAGCTTAACAAAGCAGTTTAATGAATTTGAGCTCCAGCTATTGTTAAGCGAGCCTTATGATAAAAACAATGCGATCCTTGAGCTTCACCCGGGAGCCGGCGGCACCGAATCACAGGATTGGGGTTCAATGCTTCTCAGAATGTACACCAGGTGGGCAGAGCGCCGCGGATTCAAGGTGGAAACCCTTGATTACCTTCCAGGAGATGAGGCGGGAATCAAGTCTGTCACTCTCCTGATTAAAGGCCACAATGCCTACGGTTATTTAAAAGCCGAAAAAGGCGTGCACAGGCTCGTCAGAATTTCTCCGTTTGACTCTTCAGGGCGCAGGCACACGTCGTTTGTGTCTTGTGATGTCATGCCTGAATTCAACGAAGAAATCGACATTGAGATCCGTACGGAAGATATTAAAGTCGATACGTACAGGGCAAGCGGCGCCGGCGGCCAGCACGTCAATACGACAGACTCCGCCGTCAGGATCACCCACTTGCCGACAGGCGTCATCGTCACTTGTCAGACAGAGCGATCACAAATTAAAAACCGCGAACGTGCCATGAAAATGCTGAAATCGAAGCTGTATCAGCGCAGAATCGAGGAGCAGCAGGCACAGCTGGACGAAATTCGCGGCGAACAAAAAGAAATCGGCTGGGGAAGCCAGATCCGCTCATACGTTTTCCACCCGTATTCTCTAGTGAAGGATCATCGAACCAACACGGAAATGGGGAACGTGCAGGCGGTTATGGACGGAGACATTGACTCTTTCATTGACGCATATTTGCGTTCCAAGCTTTCCTAA
- a CDS encoding murein hydrolase activator EnvC family protein, which produces MKRKLMTLGLTAVLGSSAVLIPLKSNHALAYEDLEKKKSDVQSKKSENESKLEKTKQELSELESKEASLRSEIEKIDRKMTDTNEKLEKKNEEIDKTKKSIEELKKQIKKLKEKIEKRNKILKDRVRSMQENGGSVQYIDVLLGSKSFGDFISRAGAVSTIVEADKDLMEEQKRDLQLVEEKETKLSKDLESLEKALKDLEDLKKTLDKQQKEKANVMKKVKQDKDHAHEELGSLENEAEILKRQDEAIKAEEAHRKKQEAEASRQASSGQSEASSSKPSAPSSSGFIRPASGTFTSGFGKRSLGNHFGVDIAKRGSGVPIYAAAAGTVYNAHYSSSYGNVVFITHNINGQTYQTVYAHMSSIKVQTGQRVEQGQVIGTMGNTGQSYGQHLHFEIHKGLWNNAKSNAVDPANYIPL; this is translated from the coding sequence TTGAAAAGAAAGCTTATGACGCTGGGGCTGACCGCTGTGCTCGGATCGTCGGCAGTGCTGATCCCCTTAAAAAGCAACCATGCTTTAGCTTATGAAGACTTGGAGAAAAAAAAGAGCGACGTTCAAAGCAAAAAATCTGAAAACGAGTCAAAACTCGAAAAAACGAAACAGGAGCTTTCAGAGCTTGAATCAAAGGAAGCAAGCCTGAGAAGCGAGATCGAGAAAATCGACCGTAAGATGACGGACACGAATGAAAAGCTGGAAAAGAAAAATGAAGAAATCGATAAAACAAAGAAAAGCATCGAAGAGCTGAAAAAGCAAATAAAAAAGCTTAAAGAAAAGATTGAGAAACGCAATAAAATATTGAAAGACCGTGTTCGCTCAATGCAGGAAAACGGCGGTTCTGTTCAATACATAGATGTGCTTCTCGGCTCGAAAAGCTTCGGGGATTTCATCAGCCGCGCGGGTGCGGTTTCGACAATTGTAGAAGCTGATAAAGACCTGATGGAAGAGCAAAAACGCGATCTTCAGCTTGTCGAGGAAAAGGAAACTAAGCTGAGCAAGGATCTTGAAAGCCTTGAAAAAGCGCTCAAAGACCTGGAAGATTTAAAAAAGACGCTCGACAAGCAGCAAAAAGAGAAAGCAAATGTCATGAAAAAAGTGAAGCAAGATAAAGATCATGCACATGAAGAACTTGGTTCACTCGAAAATGAAGCAGAAATTTTAAAGCGCCAGGATGAAGCGATCAAAGCCGAAGAGGCGCATCGCAAAAAGCAGGAAGCTGAAGCGAGCCGCCAGGCTTCAAGCGGCCAATCGGAAGCTTCCTCATCTAAACCGTCGGCACCAAGCAGCTCAGGCTTTATCCGCCCTGCTTCCGGCACATTTACTTCCGGGTTCGGAAAGCGTTCGCTCGGAAATCACTTCGGCGTAGACATCGCCAAGCGCGGTTCAGGCGTTCCGATTTATGCGGCCGCCGCCGGAACGGTCTATAACGCCCATTACTCGTCCAGCTACGGCAATGTTGTGTTTATTACCCATAACATCAACGGGCAAACATATCAGACGGTCTACGCTCACATGTCTTCAATTAAAGTGCAGACAGGCCAGCGTGTTGAACAGGGACAAGTGATCGGAACGATGGGAAATACAGGCCAATCCTACGGGCAGCATCTTCACTTTGAAATTCATAAAGGCCTTTGGAACAACGCGAAATCCAATGCTGTTGATCCGGCCAATTATATACCGCTTTAA
- the secA gene encoding preprotein translocase subunit SecA: MLGILNKVFDPTKRTLSRYEKKANEIDALKADIEKLSDEALKQKTIEFKERLEKGETVDDLLVEAFAVVREASRRVTGMFPFKVQLMGGVALHEGNIAEMKTGEGKTLTSTMPVYLNALSGKGVHVVTVNEYLASRDAEEMGKIFEFLGLTVGLNLNSLSKDEKREAYAADITYSTNNELGFDYLRDNMVLYKEQMVQRPLHFAVIDEVDSILIDEARTPLIISGQAAKSTKLYVQANAFVRTLKADQDYTYDVKTKGVQLTEEGMTKAEKAFGIENLFDVRHVALNHHIAQALKAHAAMHKDVDYVVEDGQVVIVDSFTGRLMKGRRYSDGLHQAIEAKEGLEIQNESMTLATITFQNYFRMYEKLAGMTGTAKTEEEEFRNIYNMQVVTIPTNKPIARDDRPDLIYRTMEGKFKAVAEDVAQRYMVGQPVLVGTVAVETSELISRLLKNKGIPHQVLNAKNHEREAQIIEDAGQKGAVTIATNMAGRGTDIKLGEGVKELGGLAVIGTERHESRRIDNQLRGRSGRQGDPGITQFYLSMEDELMKRFGAERTMAMLDRFGMDDSTPIQSKMVSRAVESSQKRVEGNNFDARKQLLQYDDVLRQQREVIYKQRFEVIDSDNLRSIVENMIKASLERAVASYTPKEDLPEEWNLDGLVELVNANFLDEGGVEKSDIFGKEPEEITELIYDRIKTKYDEKEERYGSEQMREFEKVIVLREVDTKWMDHIDAMDQLRQGIHLRAYAQTNPLREYQMEGFAMFENMIAAIEDDVAKFVMKAEIENNLEREEVIQGQTTAHQPKEGDEEKQAKKKPVRKAVDIGRNDPCYCGSGKKYKNCCGRTE; this comes from the coding sequence TTCAGCTGATGGGGGGCGTCGCCCTTCATGAAGGGAATATCGCCGAAATGAAAACGGGGGAAGGTAAAACGCTGACTTCCACAATGCCCGTTTACTTGAACGCTCTGTCAGGGAAAGGCGTTCACGTCGTGACGGTCAACGAATACCTGGCGAGCCGCGACGCTGAAGAGATGGGGAAAATCTTTGAGTTTCTCGGGCTGACGGTCGGCCTAAACCTGAACAGCCTGTCAAAAGACGAGAAGCGTGAAGCCTATGCAGCAGATATTACGTATTCTACGAATAATGAGCTTGGCTTTGACTACTTGCGCGACAACATGGTGCTTTATAAAGAGCAGATGGTTCAGCGCCCGCTTCATTTTGCGGTCATCGATGAAGTCGACTCCATTTTGATCGATGAAGCAAGAACGCCGCTCATCATTTCTGGACAAGCGGCCAAATCCACCAAGCTTTATGTTCAGGCCAATGCGTTTGTCCGCACGCTAAAAGCGGATCAGGACTACACATACGATGTGAAAACAAAAGGCGTTCAGCTGACTGAAGAGGGGATGACAAAAGCTGAAAAGGCATTTGGCATCGAAAACTTGTTTGACGTCCGCCATGTCGCCTTAAACCATCATATTGCCCAGGCGCTGAAAGCCCATGCGGCGATGCATAAAGACGTCGACTACGTCGTCGAAGACGGTCAGGTCGTTATCGTCGACTCTTTTACAGGCCGTTTGATGAAAGGCCGCCGCTACAGCGACGGACTTCACCAGGCCATTGAAGCGAAGGAAGGCCTTGAGATCCAAAATGAGAGCATGACGCTCGCGACGATCACCTTCCAGAACTATTTCCGAATGTATGAAAAATTGGCTGGAATGACGGGTACCGCAAAAACGGAAGAAGAAGAATTCCGCAACATCTACAACATGCAGGTTGTTACGATTCCGACCAACAAGCCGATTGCCCGCGATGACCGACCGGATTTAATTTACCGGACCATGGAAGGAAAATTTAAAGCTGTTGCAGAGGATGTCGCCCAGCGCTATATGGTCGGACAGCCGGTACTTGTCGGTACGGTTGCGGTTGAAACATCTGAATTGATATCAAGGCTCCTTAAAAATAAAGGAATCCCGCATCAAGTGTTGAACGCGAAAAACCATGAGCGGGAAGCTCAGATTATCGAAGATGCCGGGCAAAAAGGCGCGGTCACCATCGCGACCAACATGGCGGGCCGCGGAACGGACATCAAGCTTGGCGAAGGTGTAAAAGAGCTTGGCGGACTGGCCGTCATCGGTACGGAACGCCATGAATCAAGGCGGATTGACAACCAGCTGCGCGGACGTTCAGGCCGTCAGGGGGACCCTGGTATCACCCAATTTTATCTGTCCATGGAAGATGAATTAATGAAACGCTTCGGCGCAGAGCGGACGATGGCGATGCTTGACCGCTTCGGAATGGACGATTCGACGCCGATACAGAGCAAGATGGTTTCAAGAGCGGTCGAATCTTCACAGAAGCGTGTGGAAGGCAACAACTTTGATGCCCGTAAGCAGCTTCTGCAATACGATGACGTGCTCCGCCAGCAGCGCGAAGTCATCTATAAACAGCGCTTTGAGGTCATCGATTCCGATAACCTCCGCTCCATCGTCGAAAATATGATTAAAGCTTCACTCGAGCGGGCTGTTGCTTCATATACGCCGAAGGAAGATCTGCCTGAAGAGTGGAATCTTGACGGCCTTGTGGAGCTTGTAAATGCGAATTTCCTTGATGAAGGTGGAGTGGAGAAAAGCGACATTTTCGGAAAAGAGCCCGAGGAGATTACAGAGCTCATTTACGACCGCATCAAAACGAAATACGATGAGAAAGAAGAGCGGTACGGCTCTGAACAAATGCGCGAATTTGAGAAAGTCATCGTTCTCCGCGAAGTGGATACGAAATGGATGGATCACATCGATGCGATGGATCAGCTGCGGCAAGGAATTCATCTGCGCGCTTATGCTCAGACAAACCCGCTCCGCGAGTATCAGATGGAAGGCTTTGCAATGTTTGAAAACATGATCGCGGCGATTGAAGATGATGTAGCCAAATTCGTCATGAAGGCTGAAATCGAAAACAACCTTGAGCGCGAAGAGGTCATTCAAGGACAGACGACAGCCCATCAGCCGAAAGAAGGCGATGAGGAAAAACAAGCGAAGAAAAAACCGGTCCGCAAAGCGGTGGATATCGGACGCAATGATCCTTGCTACTGCGGAAGCGGAAAAAAATATAAAAACTGCTGCGGAAGAACAGAATAA
- a CDS encoding YitT family protein, producing the protein MNMDKTRYQLFTVLRDYGYILFGSAVVAVTFNMFLLPNRIAAGGVSGISTILQSFGFEAAYVQWAFNIPLFIAGVLVLGGKFGIKTLVGSVFLPFVVYVTRDIAPATENPLLAAIFGGVGIGVGIGMVFLGRGSTGGTALAAQIIHKYTGLSQGKCLALIDGTIVLSAMFVFNIEQGLYAMLGVYISSKTIDVIQVGLNRSKMAMIITNREEEVRHAVLNKIDRGITKISAVGGYTDDERPILMCVVGQTEFTKLKQLVKHIDESAFVIAMDASEVLGEGFKRA; encoded by the coding sequence ATGAATATGGACAAAACGAGATATCAATTGTTTACGGTGCTGCGTGACTACGGCTATATCCTGTTTGGATCAGCCGTCGTCGCTGTGACATTTAATATGTTTTTGCTTCCCAACCGGATTGCAGCCGGCGGAGTCAGCGGCATCAGCACCATTTTGCAATCGTTCGGCTTTGAAGCCGCCTATGTGCAATGGGCATTTAATATTCCTTTATTTATTGCCGGGGTTCTGGTACTCGGAGGAAAATTCGGCATCAAGACGCTTGTCGGGTCTGTTTTTCTCCCGTTTGTCGTATACGTGACGCGGGACATTGCTCCGGCGACAGAGAATCCGCTCTTGGCCGCCATTTTCGGCGGTGTCGGCATCGGAGTCGGGATCGGGATGGTCTTTCTCGGAAGGGGCTCGACAGGCGGCACTGCGCTGGCCGCGCAAATCATTCATAAGTACACCGGGCTGTCGCAAGGCAAATGTTTGGCGCTGATTGACGGAACGATCGTCCTGTCCGCGATGTTTGTTTTTAACATCGAACAGGGACTTTATGCTATGCTTGGCGTTTATATATCAAGCAAAACCATCGATGTCATCCAGGTCGGATTGAACCGTTCCAAAATGGCGATGATCATTACGAACCGGGAAGAGGAAGTTCGACATGCGGTACTGAATAAAATCGACAGGGGGATTACGAAAATATCAGCGGTCGGAGGCTATACAGATGATGAGCGGCCTATTTTGATGTGCGTGGTCGGCCAGACCGAGTTCACAAAGCTGAAACAACTCGTAAAACACATTGATGAGTCTGCATTTGTCATTGCGATGGATGCTTCAGAGGTGCTTGGCGAGGGTTTTAAACGCGCATAA